The following are encoded in a window of Trueperaceae bacterium genomic DNA:
- a CDS encoding ABC transporter substrate-binding protein, with translation MGEVRRSTAAGRRLRHLVALLAAAFLGLAAAKGTITVGAPTEPPTLDPQLDAGGPSSVVQESIFETLVAFDQNMVLQPHLATGWEVSDDGLEYTFTLREGVTFHDGTPLNAEAVKFTFDRALGEVDGRQSRYVTLLSQLDRVEVVDDLTVRFVLKQPFAPFINNLAQLGNAIISPTAYQELGDGFGRQPVGTGPFRIVEWVTGQSITLERNPDYWQDGLPLLDGVVFRYIPDGSSRVIALESGEVDLILQVPEPDFLRLEAEGQFQTYKAETLRTVFLWFNPNQPPFDDVAVREAITMAVDREGIGAAILEGLHRPATQASFSPNVFGVSEMEHQLVYDPEAAAAALDAAGWQVGPDGIRVKDGQRLSFTLYTTTNRYPKDAEIGAYLRASLARDLGAEVELGTYEWETYRDHIFAKDLGLFLFGAGVSTGDIDYVMTIIFHSSSTNYNQYVTSVDDDILTAQTITDPEERVAAYREILDAIAEEYLWVPLYWQSDLHAARPGVEGFAAHPLEKVSFLNVSVGE, from the coding sequence ATGGGAGAAGTCCGTAGGTCCACGGCAGCCGGGCGTCGCCTCCGGCACCTCGTCGCCCTCCTCGCGGCGGCGTTCCTCGGCCTCGCCGCCGCGAAGGGGACCATCACGGTCGGGGCGCCGACCGAGCCACCCACCCTAGACCCGCAGCTCGACGCCGGCGGGCCCTCCTCCGTCGTCCAGGAGAGCATCTTCGAGACCCTGGTCGCCTTCGACCAGAACATGGTCCTCCAGCCCCACCTGGCCACCGGCTGGGAGGTCTCGGACGACGGCCTCGAGTACACGTTCACCCTGCGCGAGGGCGTGACGTTCCACGACGGCACGCCTCTGAACGCCGAGGCCGTGAAGTTCACGTTCGACCGCGCCCTGGGCGAGGTCGACGGCCGGCAGAGCCGCTACGTGACGCTGCTGAGCCAGCTCGACCGCGTCGAGGTCGTCGACGACCTCACCGTGAGGTTCGTCCTCAAGCAGCCGTTCGCGCCGTTCATCAACAACCTCGCGCAGCTCGGCAACGCGATCATCAGCCCCACCGCCTACCAGGAGCTGGGCGACGGCTTCGGCCGCCAGCCGGTGGGCACGGGCCCGTTCCGCATCGTCGAGTGGGTCACGGGTCAGTCGATCACCCTCGAGCGCAACCCGGACTACTGGCAGGACGGCCTGCCGCTCCTCGACGGCGTCGTGTTCCGCTACATCCCCGACGGCAGCTCGCGCGTCATCGCGCTGGAGTCGGGCGAGGTCGACCTCATCCTCCAGGTGCCCGAGCCCGACTTCCTGCGGCTCGAGGCCGAGGGGCAGTTCCAGACGTACAAGGCCGAGACGCTGCGCACGGTGTTCCTGTGGTTCAACCCCAACCAGCCGCCCTTCGACGACGTCGCCGTGCGCGAGGCGATCACCATGGCGGTCGACCGCGAGGGCATCGGCGCGGCGATCCTCGAGGGCCTGCATAGGCCGGCCACCCAGGCCTCCTTCTCGCCGAACGTCTTCGGTGTCAGCGAGATGGAGCACCAGCTCGTCTACGACCCCGAGGCGGCCGCCGCCGCGCTCGACGCCGCCGGCTGGCAGGTCGGGCCGGACGGCATCAGGGTCAAGGACGGCCAGCGCCTGAGCTTCACGCTCTACACGACTACGAACCGGTACCCGAAGGACGCCGAGATCGGCGCGTACCTGCGGGCCAGCCTGGCCCGCGACCTGGGGGCCGAGGTGGAGCTCGGCACGTACGAGTGGGAGACGTACCGCGACCACATCTTCGCCAAGGACCTGGGGCTCTTCCTGTTCGGCGCGGGCGTGAGCACCGGCGACATCGACTACGTGATGACGATCATCTTCCACAGCAGCAGCACGAACTACAACCAGTACGTCACGTCGGTCGACGACGACATCCTCACCGCCCAGACGATCACCGACCCCGAGGAGCGTGTCGCGGCCTACCGCGAGATCCTCGACGCCATCGCGGAGGAGTACCTGTGGGTGCCCCTCTACTGGCAGAGCGACCTGCACGCGGCCAGGCCGGGCGTGGAGGGCTTCGCGGCCCACCCGCTCGAGAAGGTCAGCTTCCTGAACGTCAGCGTGGGAGAGTGA
- a CDS encoding FadR/GntR family transcriptional regulator, which translates to MLTLEKIRKQTVTDTIIEQVAERIRAGELRPGDPVPNELQLAEQLGVSRNSVREALKAMQVVGILERSHDGTVVGPRALVAVLHQDLRVDLAAKRLDIVHLYEARRYVEGDIAALAAARRTDGDLAELRRQVQAMEASAEVDDFDAYFALDMRFHATVCRVAGNVVFTQIWTLIHELILGARGDWEPLPGLVELSNENHRALVEALAAADPERARATVHETLLRVETLILEGLEAGGGRSSNGRSP; encoded by the coding sequence ATGCTGACGCTCGAGAAGATCAGGAAGCAGACCGTCACCGACACGATCATCGAGCAGGTCGCCGAGCGGATACGCGCCGGCGAGCTCCGCCCGGGCGACCCCGTCCCCAACGAGCTGCAGCTCGCCGAGCAGCTCGGCGTGAGCCGCAACTCGGTGCGCGAGGCGCTGAAGGCGATGCAGGTGGTCGGGATACTCGAGCGCAGCCACGACGGCACCGTCGTCGGGCCCCGGGCGCTCGTGGCCGTGCTGCACCAGGACCTGCGCGTCGATCTCGCCGCGAAGCGGCTCGACATCGTGCACCTCTACGAGGCCCGTCGCTACGTCGAGGGCGACATCGCGGCGCTGGCCGCGGCGCGGCGCACCGACGGCGACCTGGCCGAGCTGCGGCGCCAGGTGCAGGCCATGGAGGCCAGCGCGGAGGTCGACGACTTCGACGCCTACTTCGCGCTCGACATGCGGTTCCACGCGACTGTCTGCCGCGTCGCCGGCAACGTCGTCTTCACCCAGATCTGGACCCTCATCCACGAGCTGATCCTCGGCGCGCGCGGCGACTGGGAGCCGCTGCCCGGCCTGGTCGAGCTGTCGAACGAGAACCACCGCGCGCTCGTCGAGGCGCTGGCGGCGGCCGACCCGGAGCGGGCGCGCGCCACCGTCCACGAGACGCTTCTGCGCGTGGAGACGCTGATCCTCGAGGGCCTCGAGGCGGGGGGCGGAAGGAGCAGCAATGGGAGAAGTCCGTAG
- a CDS encoding ABC transporter substrate-binding protein produces MDFGRLRRVLAACALLLPLAAALAQEEPVAGGTAIVVLGADPEHLNPGISTSYPVGAVGANIYSGLVRLNAEGRPEGDLAESWTVSDDGLVYTFTLREATFHDGTPVTSADVAYSMNEVEGPNHGRFLNAYQRIAAIETPDERTVVIRLSEPYAPLISLLTVFDAPVLPRHVYEGTDPLTNPANFEPVGSGPFRFSEWVRGERVEIVRNDDYFREDERALLDRIIFRIVPQDVARSTAIEVGEADLLWGFYLPPADLPRLEANPDVQTWQGITIPALYFVFVNTQSEGLSDPRVRQALMHAIDIEQIVEQAQGGLGQAASGPFGAGFAYAYSEETDYRTLYPYDPERARELLAEAGVSDLTLRFVYDSARSAFASAGEIMRDQLRQVGITLLLEPAERAVMVDRVYNRDYDLSMQSFTSGGDPAIGYHRIYLSAEPGTPFVNATGYSNPEVDELLAEAGALADQDARAQVYDQVLEVLARDLPVLVMFDELNTEAASADLRGMRTLLDQRDGLEFLWFAR; encoded by the coding sequence ATGGACTTCGGGAGGTTGAGGCGGGTCCTGGCGGCCTGCGCGCTGCTGCTGCCGCTCGCGGCGGCGCTGGCTCAGGAGGAGCCGGTCGCGGGCGGGACGGCGATCGTCGTGCTGGGGGCCGACCCCGAGCACCTGAACCCCGGCATCAGCACCAGCTACCCGGTCGGTGCCGTGGGCGCCAACATCTACAGCGGCCTCGTGCGCCTGAACGCCGAGGGGCGTCCCGAGGGCGACCTCGCCGAGTCGTGGACGGTCTCGGACGACGGCCTCGTGTACACGTTCACGCTGCGGGAGGCGACGTTCCACGACGGCACGCCCGTGACGAGCGCCGACGTGGCCTACAGCATGAACGAGGTCGAGGGACCGAACCACGGGCGCTTCCTCAACGCCTACCAGCGCATCGCGGCGATCGAGACGCCCGACGAGCGGACCGTCGTCATCAGGCTCTCCGAGCCGTACGCCCCGCTCATCAGCCTCCTCACCGTCTTCGACGCTCCCGTGCTCCCGCGCCACGTCTACGAGGGCACCGACCCGCTGACGAACCCGGCGAACTTCGAGCCCGTCGGGTCGGGTCCGTTCAGGTTCTCGGAGTGGGTGCGAGGCGAGCGCGTGGAGATCGTCCGCAACGACGACTACTTCCGCGAGGACGAGAGGGCGCTGCTCGACCGCATCATCTTCCGCATCGTGCCGCAGGACGTGGCCCGGTCGACGGCCATAGAGGTGGGCGAGGCCGACCTCCTGTGGGGCTTCTACCTGCCGCCAGCCGACCTGCCGCGCCTCGAGGCGAACCCCGACGTCCAGACCTGGCAGGGCATCACGATCCCGGCCCTCTACTTCGTGTTCGTCAACACCCAGTCCGAGGGCCTCTCCGACCCGCGCGTGCGCCAGGCGCTGATGCACGCCATCGACATCGAGCAGATCGTCGAGCAGGCGCAGGGCGGCCTGGGGCAGGCCGCGTCCGGTCCGTTCGGGGCGGGCTTCGCCTACGCCTACTCCGAGGAGACCGACTACCGCACGCTCTACCCCTACGACCCCGAGCGGGCGCGCGAGCTGCTCGCCGAGGCCGGCGTGAGCGACCTGACGCTGCGGTTCGTCTACGACTCGGCGCGCAGCGCGTTCGCGTCCGCCGGCGAGATCATGCGCGACCAGCTCAGGCAGGTGGGCATCACGCTCTTGCTGGAGCCGGCGGAGCGCGCCGTGATGGTCGACCGCGTCTACAACCGCGACTACGACCTCAGCATGCAGTCGTTCACCTCGGGCGGCGACCCGGCGATCGGGTACCACCGCATCTACCTCTCGGCCGAGCCCGGCACGCCGTTCGTGAACGCCACCGGCTACTCGAACCCCGAGGTCGACGAGCTGCTGGCCGAGGCCGGCGCCCTGGCCGACCAGGACGCCCGCGCCCAGGTCTACGACCAGGTGTTGGAGGTCCTCGCCAGGGACCTGCCCGTGCTCGTGATGTTCGACGAGCTGAACACCGAGGCCGCCTCCGCCGACCTGCGCGGCATGCGCACGCTGCTCGACCAGCGCGACGGCCTCGAGTTCCTCTGGTTCGCCCGCTGA
- a CDS encoding ABC transporter permease, translating to MSGASEAGRSVWSYVLGRVLNAVPLVLGVVVVNFLLLTLAPGDPVTALVGDYPAPPDYVERVRQQYGLDRPLPEQLVRYVASVLRGDLGYSFANRQPVATLLLERLGRTLVLMLTTVVVASAVGLALGVLAARRPHSVTDAAATGFALAGYAVPEFWLGQILILVFAVWLQWLPAGGFRSVRESYEGFAALLDHARHMLLPMAALSFRYMAITTRLTRASLLEVMNTQYIVAARARGISERTILWRHALRAAALPVVTVIGYNFGFIVAGSALVETVFGWPGIGRLMYDSIFARDYPVLLGILLLVSVTVIVVNLVTDVLYSVLDPRVRY from the coding sequence GTGAGCGGCGCGAGCGAGGCAGGCAGGAGCGTCTGGTCCTACGTGCTGGGGCGCGTGCTCAACGCCGTGCCGCTGGTGCTTGGCGTGGTCGTCGTGAACTTCCTGCTGCTGACGCTGGCGCCCGGCGACCCGGTCACGGCCCTGGTGGGCGACTACCCGGCGCCCCCCGACTACGTCGAGCGCGTGAGACAGCAGTACGGCCTCGACAGGCCCCTGCCCGAGCAGCTCGTGAGGTACGTGGCCAGCGTGCTGCGCGGCGACCTCGGCTACTCGTTCGCGAACCGCCAGCCGGTGGCGACGCTGCTGCTCGAGCGCCTGGGACGCACCCTCGTCCTCATGCTCACGACTGTCGTCGTCGCCTCCGCCGTGGGCCTGGCCCTCGGCGTGCTCGCGGCCAGGCGTCCCCACTCCGTGACCGACGCGGCCGCCACCGGCTTCGCGCTCGCCGGCTACGCCGTGCCGGAGTTCTGGCTGGGGCAGATCCTGATCCTCGTGTTCGCCGTCTGGCTGCAGTGGCTGCCGGCCGGCGGCTTCCGCAGCGTCAGGGAGAGCTACGAGGGGTTCGCCGCCCTGCTCGACCACGCCCGCCACATGCTCCTGCCCATGGCGGCGCTGTCGTTCCGGTACATGGCCATCACCACTCGGCTGACGCGAGCGAGCCTGCTCGAGGTCATGAACACGCAGTACATCGTCGCGGCGCGCGCCCGCGGCATCTCCGAGCGGACGATCCTGTGGCGGCACGCGCTGCGGGCCGCGGCGCTGCCCGTCGTAACCGTGATCGGCTACAACTTCGGGTTCATCGTGGCCGGCTCTGCGCTGGTGGAGACCGTGTTCGGCTGGCCGGGCATCGGCCGCCTCATGTACGACTCGATCTTCGCGCGCGACTACCCCGTGCTGCTGGGGATCCTGCTGCTCGTCTCCGTCACGGTCATCGTCGTCAACCTCGTCACCGACGTCCTCTACTCGGTCCTCGACCCGCGGGTGAGGTACTGA
- a CDS encoding ABC transporter permease: MSARGAAVRLPRPAGGSGSARAAWRRFRRHRGGLFGLTVVALLVAVAVLAPLLAPHDPFTTSRDAFLLPLVDGSHPLGTDHLGRDLLSNLLWGARVSLIVGVAAALTATVIGVVVGAFAGYAGGRVDELLMRLTEFFQVIPRFVLALIVVALFGSGLLNLVLVIGVLSWPQTARLVRSQYLSHKTMQYVDAGRALGMRDLKLIFSEILPNVMAPVLVVTSLDVAQAILLEASLGFFGLGDPNQPSWGALLNAAQDYIRRAWWMSVFPGLGISLAVLGFNLLGDGLTEAYDPRMRVR, translated from the coding sequence ATGTCGGCGCGAGGGGCCGCCGTACGCCTGCCGCGACCCGCCGGCGGCTCCGGCAGCGCGCGGGCGGCTTGGCGGCGCTTCCGTCGCCACCGCGGCGGCCTGTTCGGGCTCACCGTCGTGGCGCTGCTCGTCGCCGTGGCCGTCCTGGCGCCGCTGCTGGCGCCGCACGACCCGTTCACGACCTCGCGCGACGCGTTCCTGCTGCCGCTTGTCGACGGCAGCCACCCGCTCGGCACCGACCACCTGGGACGCGACCTGCTCTCGAACCTGCTGTGGGGCGCGCGCGTGTCCCTGATCGTCGGCGTCGCCGCCGCCCTCACCGCCACGGTGATCGGGGTGGTCGTCGGGGCGTTCGCCGGCTACGCGGGAGGCCGCGTCGACGAGCTGCTGATGCGCCTCACCGAGTTCTTCCAGGTGATCCCGCGCTTCGTCCTCGCGCTGATCGTCGTCGCGCTGTTCGGGTCGGGCCTCCTCAACCTCGTGCTCGTGATCGGGGTGCTCTCGTGGCCGCAGACGGCGCGGCTCGTGCGCAGCCAGTACCTGAGCCACAAGACGATGCAGTACGTCGACGCCGGCCGGGCCCTCGGCATGCGCGACCTCAAGCTGATCTTCTCCGAGATCCTGCCCAACGTGATGGCGCCCGTCCTCGTCGTCACGTCGCTGGACGTCGCCCAGGCGATCCTGCTCGAGGCCAGCCTGGGCTTCTTCGGCCTCGGCGACCCCAACCAGCCGTCGTGGGGCGCGCTGCTCAACGCCGCGCAGGACTACATCAGACGGGCATGGTGGATGAGCGTGTTCCCCGGCCTGGGCATCTCCCTGGCCGTCCTGGGCTTCAACCTCCTGGGCGACGGGCTCACCGAGGCCTACGACCCGAGGATGCGAGTGAGGTGA
- a CDS encoding nucleoside phosphorylase: MSVTVAATNDIQRHVRARTGDVAPYVLIPGDPGRAERIAQRFAGAREVARNREFVLFTGETERGTPISVCSTGIGGPSASIAVEELARIGATHFIRVGSAGGRQPDIPIGSVVVVTAAYRGDGTSLDYMPLPYPAVADLDVTLALRASAEEVLGRRAYEGVAYTRDAFYRRDDGLNRLLTEAGVVAAEQECATVFVVGALRRVKVGAVLGTDSNIFLDPQPTREEKERLYQQVERQTIAIAIDAVDRLHGAR, encoded by the coding sequence GTGAGCGTCACGGTGGCTGCAACGAACGACATCCAGAGGCACGTGCGGGCGAGGACGGGCGACGTCGCGCCGTACGTGCTGATCCCGGGCGACCCGGGGCGGGCCGAGCGCATCGCGCAGCGGTTCGCCGGCGCGCGCGAGGTGGCGCGCAACCGCGAGTTCGTCCTGTTCACCGGCGAGACGGAGAGGGGAACGCCGATAAGCGTCTGCTCCACGGGCATCGGCGGGCCCTCGGCCTCCATCGCCGTCGAGGAGCTGGCGCGCATCGGCGCCACGCACTTCATCCGCGTCGGCTCCGCGGGCGGCAGGCAGCCCGACATCCCCATCGGCTCGGTCGTGGTCGTGACGGCCGCCTACCGCGGCGACGGCACGTCGCTCGACTACATGCCGCTCCCGTACCCCGCCGTCGCCGACCTCGACGTGACGCTGGCCCTGCGCGCGTCCGCCGAGGAGGTCCTCGGCAGGCGGGCGTACGAGGGCGTCGCCTACACGCGCGACGCCTTCTACCGCCGCGACGACGGCCTCAACCGGCTGTTGACGGAGGCCGGGGTCGTGGCCGCCGAGCAGGAGTGCGCCACCGTGTTCGTGGTGGGCGCGCTGCGCCGCGTGAAGGTGGGGGCGGTCCTCGGCACCGACTCGAACATCTTCCTCGACCCCCAGCCGACGCGCGAGGAGAAGGAGCGCCTCTACCAGCAGGTGGAGCGCCAGACCATCGCCATCGCGATCGACGCCGTCGACCGCCTGCACGGGGCGCGATGA